A region of Marnyiella aurantia DNA encodes the following proteins:
- a CDS encoding dihydrofolate reductase, giving the protein MTTIVVAMDQENGIGFQNSLLWHLPADLKRFKAITSGHPVIMGRKTYESIGKPLPNRTNIVISRRKDWFQEGILIVGSIKEALKFAKKIDEDIFIIGGGNIYEQTLELTDKLEVTRVNTTCPADTFFPRIDMKIWRKSGEESVASDEKNQFDMTFETFERIIPLNAEQG; this is encoded by the coding sequence ATGACCACTATTGTAGTAGCGATGGACCAGGAAAACGGAATCGGCTTTCAGAACAGCCTTCTTTGGCATTTGCCGGCGGATCTTAAGCGGTTCAAAGCCATTACGTCGGGGCATCCCGTCATCATGGGCCGCAAGACCTATGAGAGTATTGGCAAACCTTTGCCTAACCGTACCAATATTGTTATCAGCCGCCGGAAGGACTGGTTTCAGGAAGGCATCCTAATCGTCGGAAGCATTAAGGAAGCACTGAAGTTTGCTAAAAAAATAGATGAAGACATCTTCATCATCGGCGGTGGCAATATTTATGAGCAGACACTGGAGCTCACCGATAAACTGGAAGTGACACGTGTAAATACTACCTGTCCTGCGGATACGTTTTTCCCCAGGATCGATATGAAAATCTGGCGTAAATCCGGGGAGGAGTCTGTAGCAAGCGATGAAAAGAACCAGTTTGATATGACTTTCGAAACCTTTGAACGAATCATTCCGCTGAATGCGGAGCAGGGATAA
- a CDS encoding T9SS type B sorting domain-containing protein: MKKHLLFFLLLVLSFGNLRAQFDTDHYIAPYFASTTGYTHGLYFSTKSTTPFNVEVYNNGTVVHTITGLSKNNPQVWIMTTAQAQDYVFASADADALTVTNRGLYTKAVGTANDMRYFVSLRLRQSAHGEFLTSKGKAGLGLQFYAAPAPLTYNSSSMNFTAGVLATENNTTVTVSGYNAGIRFVNGPATNTPPSYTFTLNKGQSVLVAGEANYPANQTGFIGAKITADKPISMTNGNANGMFGTANTTSGSDLILDQSVPVERLGNTFAMVRSLTYLADASNVEGGLVVAKEDNTQIFLNGSATAAATINEGQYYRILSNNYINQGNNHYNMYVSTSKPVYLYQLLGTGTAAAGTNTAGYNYIPPLSCYMPREVDEIGFINQMPSHTGTINMKLNILTESGATVTVNGVTPTAVQGPYPVTGNPNWVSYDVPNVTGNLTIVSNKALTAGINGGYSTAGYGGYFAGFSSVPAIVKQTGECIPGLILAVDDIYETYQWFLNGSPISGANTFQYSPTVPGVYTCTVSISGCAPVTTPQYEVFPCPVNTTLDVNVCGGRTFDVEFSSSTQTIDLNSIVITTQPANGTVAVDNLNGIITYTPNPGYLGPDTFTYGFQSTVPIFFDSESVTVNINVVLLETTDDALIACPFNGVATYDLTTTDVTNYPGATFNYYPTLTDAQNGTNEILVPAAYVSAAGNVFVKVTTPEGCVDYATITLSFYDQPAINDAVMESCFIPGSPVTGEFDLSTANVGGGLGATKDYFPSLTDALNNTNQIQNPFVYLSSSTEVFVRVYTANGCYGIAKITLNVILPNYSSVLQDKVICIEDRTTLDAGPGFEAYEWSTGATTQTISNVGVGEYWVLLTTNGCKTMQTVKVNKAPEVIINNIDITNNTVTLTVTGGQLPYQYSADGINWQDSNIFTEVPRGQNTFYVKDALDCVPVAVEITVPNLVNVITPNSDGINDYVDYSALRYKKNLTFSVYDRYGIKVHEANKNNDYRWDGRVSDKKVSTGTYWYHISWTEPDAAGTPVTYKGWILVKNRE, translated from the coding sequence ATGAAAAAACATTTACTCTTTTTCTTACTTCTGGTACTTTCATTTGGGAATCTGCGTGCGCAGTTTGACACTGACCATTACATTGCACCCTATTTTGCTAGTACCACCGGCTATACCCATGGTCTGTATTTTTCCACAAAATCGACTACACCTTTTAACGTAGAAGTTTACAATAACGGAACTGTAGTACATACCATCACTGGCTTGAGCAAAAACAATCCACAGGTTTGGATTATGACTACCGCACAGGCTCAGGACTATGTTTTTGCAAGTGCGGACGCTGATGCTTTAACCGTTACCAACCGGGGTCTCTACACCAAGGCGGTAGGCACTGCAAATGATATGCGGTATTTTGTATCTCTGAGACTGCGACAGTCGGCACATGGAGAGTTCCTGACATCAAAAGGTAAAGCGGGTCTTGGTCTGCAGTTCTACGCAGCTCCTGCCCCATTGACATACAATTCATCGTCAATGAATTTTACAGCGGGGGTCCTGGCCACAGAAAATAACACCACTGTAACGGTAAGCGGTTATAATGCCGGAATCCGTTTTGTGAACGGACCCGCCACCAACACTCCTCCTTCCTATACATTTACATTAAACAAGGGACAGTCTGTCCTCGTAGCTGGCGAAGCCAATTATCCGGCCAACCAAACAGGATTTATTGGTGCAAAAATTACTGCAGACAAACCGATTTCCATGACTAATGGTAATGCAAACGGTATGTTTGGAACAGCCAATACCACTTCCGGTTCCGATCTTATTCTGGACCAAAGTGTACCTGTAGAGAGGCTGGGTAACACTTTCGCTATGGTAAGGAGTTTAACTTACCTGGCAGACGCCTCTAACGTAGAAGGAGGGCTTGTGGTCGCAAAGGAAGACAATACACAGATTTTTCTAAATGGTTCTGCAACTGCTGCTGCTACGATAAATGAAGGTCAATACTACCGCATATTAAGTAACAATTATATCAACCAGGGAAATAACCACTATAATATGTATGTAAGTACCTCTAAGCCGGTTTATCTTTACCAGCTTCTTGGTACAGGAACAGCCGCAGCCGGTACAAATACCGCAGGGTACAACTACATACCGCCATTGAGCTGCTACATGCCGCGCGAAGTGGACGAGATTGGCTTCATTAACCAAATGCCGAGTCATACCGGAACAATCAACATGAAACTTAACATCCTGACAGAATCAGGTGCTACTGTAACCGTGAACGGTGTAACACCAACAGCGGTTCAGGGTCCTTATCCTGTTACCGGGAATCCCAACTGGGTTTCTTATGATGTTCCCAATGTTACAGGTAACTTAACAATTGTATCCAACAAAGCGCTGACCGCAGGTATTAACGGTGGCTATTCTACGGCGGGATACGGAGGTTATTTTGCAGGATTTTCATCGGTGCCGGCAATTGTAAAACAAACCGGCGAATGTATTCCGGGGCTGATTTTAGCAGTGGATGATATTTATGAGACCTACCAATGGTTCCTGAACGGAAGTCCGATATCAGGAGCAAACACCTTCCAGTATTCGCCTACGGTACCGGGAGTTTATACCTGTACGGTAAGTATTTCGGGATGTGCTCCTGTAACAACACCTCAGTATGAAGTTTTCCCATGTCCGGTAAATACGACACTTGATGTAAATGTATGCGGTGGAAGGACTTTTGATGTTGAATTCAGCAGTTCAACTCAAACTATAGATCTAAATTCGATAGTTATTACTACTCAACCTGCTAACGGCACTGTTGCTGTGGACAATTTAAACGGAATCATCACTTATACTCCTAACCCTGGATATTTGGGCCCGGACACTTTTACGTATGGATTCCAAAGTACAGTTCCAATATTCTTTGACAGTGAATCAGTAACTGTAAATATCAATGTAGTTCTGCTGGAAACAACAGATGATGCACTGATTGCCTGTCCGTTTAACGGCGTGGCAACCTATGACCTTACAACAACGGATGTTACCAATTATCCGGGAGCTACTTTTAATTACTATCCTACTCTTACAGATGCGCAAAACGGGACAAACGAAATCCTGGTACCCGCTGCCTATGTTTCAGCAGCAGGTAATGTATTTGTTAAAGTAACCACACCGGAAGGATGTGTGGACTATGCCACAATCACTTTGTCTTTCTATGACCAGCCTGCAATAAATGATGCGGTTATGGAATCATGTTTTATACCAGGCTCACCGGTTACAGGAGAGTTTGACCTCAGTACTGCGAATGTAGGAGGAGGACTTGGTGCTACCAAAGATTATTTCCCATCCCTAACCGATGCACTGAACAATACCAATCAGATCCAGAACCCTTTTGTATACCTGAGCTCAAGCACGGAGGTATTTGTAAGGGTGTATACCGCCAACGGCTGCTATGGAATTGCCAAGATTACACTGAATGTAATCCTGCCAAACTACTCGTCCGTACTTCAGGATAAAGTGATCTGTATTGAAGACAGAACCACACTTGATGCTGGTCCAGGCTTTGAAGCCTACGAATGGAGCACCGGTGCCACTACGCAGACCATCAGCAATGTTGGTGTAGGTGAGTATTGGGTATTGCTTACAACTAATGGCTGTAAAACCATGCAGACCGTTAAAGTGAACAAAGCCCCTGAAGTAATCATCAACAACATCGATATTACTAACAACACAGTGACGCTTACAGTAACAGGTGGCCAGCTTCCATACCAATATTCGGCTGACGGGATTAACTGGCAGGACTCCAATATCTTCACGGAAGTACCGAGAGGTCAGAATACCTTCTACGTTAAAGATGCACTGGATTGTGTACCCGTAGCTGTGGAAATCACTGTTCCTAACCTGGTGAATGTGATTACGCCAAACTCCGACGGAATTAATGATTATGTGGATTATTCTGCACTGCGTTACAAGAAAAACCTTACTTTCTCGGTTTATGACCGTTATGGAATCAAGGTTCACGAAGCCAATAAGAATAATGACTACAGATGGGACGGACGTGTGTCTGACAAGAAAGTGAGTACAGGAACCTATTGGTATCACATTTCCTGGACAGAACCGGATGCAGCAGGCACTCCAGTAACCTACAAAGGATGGATTCTTGTGAAGAACAGGGAATAA
- a CDS encoding T9SS type B sorting domain-containing protein: MKKNLSVFFVLLMFSFAWAQLDREHWFAPMVDRTGNPNPFQKLYLSTNRTIPFPVSIYNNNVLIGTVTISKGNPQKFDVPRNFIITTLQSDLFTPITKGLHVSAEFPFYANLRFSVYNHAEIVTSKGISSTGTTFYTATAPITVQNPILNFMTSILATQDNTTVTVSGYSPTVQFSNGTTGAGNPMMTFVLNKGQSYIIEGKGEISANSDSFIGSKIVASKPVNVTNGNFNGQYAGAQPLSSDILMDQSIPTNRLGNNFALVKGNGPIGANMEGALVVAIQNNTQVFLNNETVPAAVLNEGDYYVVPDTKYVLQGNNHYNLYISTTQNAYVYQLLSGIDNAGNTVATGGFNFIPALNCYLPKQIDELGFIDENEVFSNANPTGILSIPTKLNLITETGANVLVNGNPPPAGTGPFPMTGTANWVTYGIPNVTGNITVTSNKAITAGINAGSDAVGYGGFFAGFPTQPVILNSGTNCIPGLVLTVDPLIYDSYQWLLNGTPIPAATSTSITPVQPGFYTASVTMGSCAPLVTTSYKVEKCMVNSSVVYNICSSQNIIPAFSAVTIPQTVVAATVAITVPPTLGTVTINPATGQLTYTANTPGVTATDTFTYTFCGSDPDFPECETITVTINIAQIPVNNVTLNTCTGPNGLGTYNLTLAQVTTQAPVTITYYPTLADAQTENAAALISDPTNYTSAAGVTVYAVVKSPEGCKSIANIILGLFPLATVADYTGTFCDDNLDGIFEVNLTTVTSQILPNAAYFSVSYYSTLADANAGGPNSLPNNWTYTANTTIYIRVNSPDSCPPVIKALNFIAGTPLPLLVNSSLEAICDDDLDGAKDINLTAFLPTFTADPLVSATFHSTLADAQNDTNALTNPITVTGSQTFYIRFEKAGACPATGTLVINIKIPKISDQLADAVICPGGTTVLDAGPGFDSYLWSNGATSQTITVGTGTYWVDLTSNGCVYRQTVTVTASELPEITGIDIKDNTVTVTVTGGTPPYQYSLDGLTWQTSNVFNGISRGTYTVYVKDALDCGIVTRQFAFINLINAITPNDDGFNDAIDYSELLTKEDPVFRIFDRYGAEVFRGTRANRFSWDGKSSPTRHVSTGTYWYILQWREFGSPTTFHYTSWLLVKNRMGNIYKE; this comes from the coding sequence ATGAAAAAAAATCTCTCCGTTTTCTTTGTATTGCTGATGTTTTCATTTGCCTGGGCGCAGTTGGACAGAGAGCATTGGTTCGCACCGATGGTAGACAGGACGGGCAATCCGAACCCTTTTCAAAAATTGTATTTATCCACGAACAGGACCATACCATTTCCAGTAAGCATCTACAATAACAATGTTCTGATAGGTACCGTAACAATAAGCAAAGGCAATCCACAAAAATTTGATGTCCCCCGGAATTTTATCATCACGACACTCCAATCCGATCTTTTTACACCTATAACCAAAGGACTTCATGTTTCCGCAGAATTTCCTTTCTATGCTAACCTCCGCTTCTCGGTGTACAATCATGCCGAGATTGTAACCTCGAAAGGAATCTCGTCCACAGGAACCACTTTCTATACTGCAACTGCACCAATAACTGTACAGAATCCCATCCTTAACTTCATGACCAGTATACTGGCCACGCAGGACAATACCACGGTCACTGTATCGGGTTATTCGCCAACTGTTCAGTTTTCTAATGGTACCACCGGCGCAGGAAACCCCATGATGACTTTTGTGCTGAATAAAGGGCAATCGTATATCATTGAGGGCAAAGGTGAAATTTCTGCAAATTCAGACAGTTTCATCGGAAGCAAGATCGTGGCTTCAAAACCTGTAAACGTAACCAACGGCAATTTCAACGGTCAGTATGCCGGGGCTCAACCACTCAGCTCAGACATCCTTATGGACCAGTCCATTCCTACCAACCGTCTTGGAAATAATTTTGCCCTCGTTAAAGGCAACGGACCAATAGGCGCAAATATGGAAGGTGCGCTGGTCGTAGCTATTCAAAACAATACGCAGGTATTCCTGAATAATGAAACTGTTCCGGCGGCCGTCCTGAATGAAGGCGACTATTATGTGGTACCTGATACAAAATATGTTCTGCAGGGGAACAATCATTACAATCTCTACATCAGCACTACACAAAATGCCTATGTTTATCAGTTGCTTTCAGGCATAGACAACGCTGGAAATACAGTAGCCACAGGAGGTTTCAACTTCATACCGGCCTTAAACTGCTATCTGCCCAAGCAGATTGACGAACTTGGGTTTATAGATGAGAATGAAGTGTTTTCCAATGCCAATCCTACCGGTATCCTGAGTATTCCCACAAAACTTAATCTTATAACAGAAACAGGCGCCAATGTTTTGGTTAACGGTAATCCGCCGCCAGCCGGCACGGGCCCATTTCCTATGACGGGCACTGCAAACTGGGTTACTTATGGAATTCCGAACGTGACGGGGAACATTACCGTAACTTCTAATAAAGCCATTACAGCCGGGATCAATGCGGGAAGTGATGCTGTAGGATATGGTGGCTTTTTCGCAGGATTCCCTACGCAACCTGTTATACTCAATTCAGGAACCAACTGTATCCCGGGGCTGGTACTTACAGTAGATCCCTTAATATACGATTCATACCAATGGCTCCTGAACGGAACGCCTATACCGGCCGCCACATCAACGTCAATTACACCTGTGCAACCGGGCTTTTACACGGCATCCGTCACTATGGGAAGTTGTGCACCCCTTGTGACCACCTCCTATAAGGTGGAGAAATGTATGGTGAACTCGTCTGTGGTCTATAATATCTGTTCTTCGCAAAATATTATACCTGCTTTTTCAGCAGTTACAATTCCTCAAACAGTCGTTGCGGCAACAGTAGCAATTACCGTTCCTCCCACATTGGGTACAGTAACCATCAATCCTGCCACCGGCCAGCTTACCTATACAGCTAATACTCCCGGCGTGACCGCAACAGATACTTTCACGTACACATTCTGCGGCAGTGATCCGGATTTTCCTGAGTGTGAGACCATCACTGTAACTATTAATATCGCCCAGATCCCTGTAAACAATGTCACCCTGAATACGTGTACCGGACCGAACGGACTGGGAACCTATAATCTGACACTTGCACAGGTTACCACACAGGCACCGGTTACTATCACCTACTATCCTACCCTGGCCGATGCACAGACTGAGAATGCTGCTGCTCTTATTTCGGATCCAACCAATTACACCTCAGCAGCAGGTGTCACCGTTTATGCTGTAGTTAAATCTCCTGAGGGCTGTAAAAGCATTGCAAATATCATTCTTGGACTTTTCCCACTGGCCACTGTTGCAGATTATACAGGAACATTCTGTGACGATAATCTTGACGGTATTTTTGAGGTGAACCTAACCACTGTAACCTCGCAGATTCTTCCGAATGCAGCCTATTTCAGCGTGAGTTATTACTCAACTTTGGCTGATGCCAATGCTGGTGGACCAAACAGTCTTCCGAATAACTGGACCTATACAGCCAATACAACAATATACATCAGGGTGAACTCCCCAGACAGTTGCCCACCGGTAATTAAAGCTCTTAACTTTATAGCCGGCACACCATTACCGCTGCTTGTAAATTCGAGCCTGGAGGCCATCTGTGACGATGATCTGGACGGAGCGAAAGATATAAATCTCACAGCCTTTCTACCCACTTTTACTGCAGATCCATTGGTTTCAGCAACGTTCCATTCTACCCTGGCAGATGCACAAAATGACACAAATGCGCTCACCAACCCGATTACAGTAACTGGTAGCCAGACTTTCTATATCCGTTTTGAAAAAGCGGGCGCCTGCCCTGCTACAGGTACACTGGTAATTAACATAAAGATCCCGAAAATCTCGGACCAACTTGCAGATGCGGTCATCTGCCCGGGCGGAACTACTGTGCTGGACGCAGGTCCGGGTTTCGACAGCTACCTGTGGAGTAACGGGGCCACCTCGCAAACAATCACAGTGGGCACAGGAACTTACTGGGTAGACCTTACCTCCAATGGTTGTGTGTACAGGCAAACTGTGACAGTAACCGCTTCTGAACTGCCTGAAATTACAGGGATAGATATTAAGGACAATACAGTAACGGTGACGGTTACCGGAGGGACACCACCTTATCAATACTCACTGGACGGCCTGACATGGCAGACCTCAAATGTGTTCAATGGAATCAGCAGAGGCACGTATACAGTTTATGTAAAAGATGCACTGGACTGCGGAATCGTTACCCGTCAGTTTGCATTCATCAACCTAATCAACGCAATTACACCAAATGACGATGGTTTCAATGATGCCATAGATTATTCGGAACTGCTCACTAAGGAAGATCCTGTATTCCGCATCTTTGACCGTTATGGGGCTGAAGTATTCCGCGGGACACGTGCAAACCGTTTCAGCTGGGACGGCAAGAGCTCACCTACACGTCATGTAAGCACCGGTACCTATTGGTACATCCTGCAGTGGCGCGAATTCGGTTCTCCAACCACATTTCATTACACCAGCTGGCTGCTGGTAAAAAACAGAATGGGTAACATTTACAAAGAGTAA
- a CDS encoding DUF2892 domain-containing protein, which translates to MNKNIKIVLAALLIISGIYMMFFTRDIGWGVVVFLLSAFPILLYFKNEMILMAFWHLRKQNMEKAASWLGKVTNYTTQLHKTQYGYFHYLTGLTLAQDSPGKVEPYMKKALEYGLNMKQDRAMATLNLAASAISRGRRQEGQRLLEEAKKLDTAGMMTDQIKMMKDQMKMPSMQKHMHNPHMRQRGKF; encoded by the coding sequence ATGAATAAAAATATTAAAATTGTCCTTGCGGCATTATTAATCATATCCGGAATCTATATGATGTTCTTTACCAGAGACATTGGCTGGGGCGTTGTGGTTTTCCTGCTGTCGGCTTTTCCGATCCTTCTTTATTTCAAAAATGAAATGATCCTGATGGCTTTCTGGCATCTTAGGAAACAGAATATGGAGAAGGCGGCATCGTGGCTTGGCAAAGTGACCAATTATACCACACAGCTTCATAAAACTCAGTATGGGTATTTCCATTACCTTACAGGTTTAACTCTTGCGCAGGACAGTCCCGGAAAAGTGGAACCGTATATGAAAAAAGCGCTGGAATACGGTCTTAACATGAAGCAGGACCGTGCGATGGCTACACTGAACCTGGCCGCATCGGCAATATCACGTGGCAGGCGTCAGGAAGGACAGCGTTTACTGGAAGAAGCCAAAAAACTGGATACCGCAGGTATGATGACGGACCAGATTAAGATGATGAAGGACCAGATGAAAATGCCATCTATGCAAAAACACATGCATAACCCTCACATGAGGCAACGCGGTAAATTTTAA
- a CDS encoding T9SS type B sorting domain-containing protein: MKKHLLILVLMFVTASSLWAQRDTEHWFAPMRDRASSTTSVQTLFLSTDSVTPFPVNIYNNNAVIGTVTISKGNPGTFIVPRTAIIATSDGECMTTSTKGLYLQGTSPFYASLRMYISSHGEFIASKGKAGIGTQFRAVVTPNNYVTSITNFVTSVLATVDNTTITINGYQPAVQFAGGATGATLPSINITLNKGQSYIVEGPGTVAGNANAFSGALISSDKPISVMNGNMNGNYALGSFGGSDIIMDQSVPIERLGKTFVIIKGNANIGTNMEGALITATEDQTDIFLNGSPTAAATINAGQTFRVMDTNYIDQGSGHYNLYISTTKNVYVYQLIGGRPTDNATEGWNYIPPLSCYLPRKIDEIGMVNSITPTNNSTNLSNWLLKLNILTEAGATVTINGTPPPAGSGPFTVTGTTNWVTYSVPNPTGNITINSNKAVTAGVTGGYSSAGFGGYFAGFSSVPAIVKETGDCIPGIILAVDDIYTTYQWFLNGNPIAGANTFQYTPTMPGVYTCTVSIPGCAPVTTPPYEVFPCPTNTTQTVNVCGGRQFTVAFSNSTQPLDLSSITITTQPAHGTVTVNNLTGTINYVPAVGYLGPDTFTYEFQSTVPTFFDSEIVTVNINVVLLETDDDTLTACPYNGVATYDLTTADVSDYPLATFNYYPTLTDAQNGTNEILTPAAYVSAAGSVFVKVTTPEGCVDYSKITLLFYAQPQVNDAVMQSCFIPLAPTTAIFDLTTANVGGGPGAVKNYFTSLADAENNTNEIQNPFVYNSTNNVVYVRVYNNNGCYSIAKITLNVIPPTYSTVLEDKIICIEDRTTLDAGPGFDAYEWSTGATTQSISNVTVGEYWVILTKNGCETTQTVKVTKVPEVVITNIDITNNTVTLAVKGGEQPYQYSADGINWQDSNVFTEVPRGQNIFFVKDSYNCEPVTVEITVPNLINVITPNEDGVNDYIDYSALRYKQNLTFSVYDRYGNRVHLADKNNFYRWDGRFASKKVITGTYWYHITWNEPDGTQAPVMYKGWILVKNRE; this comes from the coding sequence ATGAAAAAACATTTACTTATTTTGGTGCTGATGTTTGTCACAGCCTCCAGCCTTTGGGCACAGAGGGATACCGAGCATTGGTTCGCACCTATGAGGGACCGTGCCAGTTCAACTACTTCAGTTCAAACGCTTTTCCTTTCCACTGATTCTGTAACGCCTTTTCCTGTTAACATTTATAACAATAATGCAGTAATTGGAACAGTAACAATCAGCAAAGGAAACCCGGGAACCTTCATCGTACCTAGGACCGCTATCATAGCTACCAGTGATGGCGAATGTATGACAACCTCGACCAAGGGGTTGTATCTGCAGGGTACAAGTCCCTTTTATGCCAGTCTCCGTATGTATATTTCATCACACGGCGAATTTATTGCATCTAAAGGAAAAGCTGGTATTGGCACACAGTTCCGTGCTGTTGTTACACCGAACAACTATGTAACCAGCATCACCAATTTTGTGACCAGTGTACTTGCAACAGTAGATAATACTACAATTACCATTAACGGCTATCAGCCTGCTGTGCAGTTTGCCGGTGGTGCTACCGGTGCTACACTGCCCAGCATTAATATTACGCTTAATAAAGGTCAGTCCTATATCGTGGAAGGACCCGGAACTGTAGCCGGTAACGCGAATGCGTTCTCGGGAGCGCTGATTTCATCAGACAAACCCATTTCAGTAATGAATGGCAACATGAACGGTAATTATGCATTGGGATCGTTCGGTGGTTCCGATATTATCATGGACCAATCTGTTCCGATTGAAAGGTTGGGTAAAACCTTTGTAATAATCAAGGGAAACGCGAACATCGGCACTAATATGGAGGGTGCGCTGATTACGGCCACCGAAGACCAGACAGACATTTTCCTTAACGGATCACCCACGGCGGCAGCCACTATCAACGCAGGCCAGACTTTCCGGGTTATGGACACCAATTATATTGACCAGGGAAGTGGTCACTACAACTTGTACATATCTACCACCAAGAATGTTTATGTTTACCAGCTAATTGGTGGACGTCCTACAGACAATGCTACAGAAGGCTGGAATTATATACCGCCATTAAGCTGCTATCTTCCAAGAAAAATTGACGAAATTGGGATGGTAAACTCTATTACGCCTACCAATAACAGTACAAACCTAAGTAACTGGCTGCTGAAGCTGAATATCCTAACTGAGGCTGGAGCTACCGTAACCATTAACGGAACACCTCCACCTGCGGGTTCCGGACCTTTCACTGTGACCGGAACCACTAACTGGGTTACCTATTCGGTTCCCAACCCTACAGGAAACATTACCATTAACTCCAACAAAGCAGTGACAGCGGGTGTAACAGGTGGATATTCCAGTGCAGGTTTCGGCGGTTATTTTGCGGGATTCTCTTCTGTTCCGGCTATCGTAAAAGAAACCGGTGATTGTATTCCCGGAATTATTCTGGCGGTAGATGATATCTATACCACCTATCAGTGGTTCCTGAACGGAAATCCAATTGCAGGTGCTAATACCTTCCAGTATACTCCAACCATGCCGGGCGTTTATACATGTACGGTAAGTATTCCGGGTTGTGCTCCGGTTACTACTCCGCCATATGAAGTATTCCCGTGCCCTACCAATACAACACAGACAGTGAATGTATGCGGCGGAAGACAGTTTACCGTAGCTTTCTCCAACTCAACACAGCCGCTCGACCTAAGTTCTATTACTATAACAACACAGCCGGCTCACGGTACTGTAACAGTAAATAACCTTACAGGAACTATTAACTATGTTCCTGCTGTAGGATACTTGGGACCGGATACTTTTACTTACGAATTCCAAAGTACGGTACCCACCTTCTTTGACAGTGAGATAGTAACTGTTAACATCAATGTGGTGCTTTTGGAAACGGATGACGACACGCTTACCGCCTGTCCTTATAACGGTGTAGCAACTTACGACCTTACCACAGCTGACGTTTCTGACTACCCACTGGCAACTTTCAATTATTATCCAACGTTGACCGACGCACAGAACGGTACTAACGAAATCCTTACTCCGGCAGCTTACGTATCTGCTGCAGGCAGCGTTTTCGTGAAGGTCACTACTCCTGAAGGATGTGTGGATTATTCTAAAATCACACTTTTATTTTACGCTCAGCCGCAGGTGAATGATGCAGTGATGCAATCATGCTTTATTCCGCTGGCACCTACAACAGCTATTTTTGACCTAACTACTGCTAATGTGGGAGGTGGACCAGGAGCGGTGAAGAATTATTTCACATCTCTTGCCGATGCTGAGAACAATACCAATGAGATACAGAATCCTTTTGTATACAATTCTACCAACAATGTGGTGTATGTCAGAGTATATAATAACAACGGCTGCTACAGCATAGCAAAAATTACATTAAATGTAATTCCTCCTACCTACTCTACAGTCCTGGAGGACAAAATAATATGTATTGAAGACAGAACCACACTTGATGCCGGACCTGGTTTCGACGCTTATGAATGGAGTACGGGAGCAACAACCCAAAGTATTTCTAACGTTACAGTTGGAGAATATTGGGTAATCCTGACCAAGAACGGATGTGAAACTACACAGACTGTAAAAGTAACCAAGGTTCCTGAAGTTGTAATTACAAATATTGATATTACTAATAATACAGTAACTCTTGCAGTAAAAGGTGGAGAGCAGCCTTACCAGTATTCCGCAGATGGGATTAACTGGCAGGACTCCAACGTGTTTACCGAAGTACCGCGTGGTCAGAATATCTTTTTTGTAAAAGATTCCTATAACTGTGAGCCGGTTACTGTTGAGATAACCGTGCCAAACCTGATCAACGTAATTACACCAAATGAAGACGGAGTAAATGATTATATCGATTACTCTGCACTTAGATACAAGCAAAACCTAACCTTCTCTGTTTATGACAGATATGGCAATAGAGTTCACCTTGCCGACAAGAACAATTTCTACCGTTGGGACGGCAGATTTGCCAGCAAGAAAGTGATCACCGGAACTTACTGGTACCATATTACATGGAACGAACCGGACGGAACACAGGCTCCTGTCATGTATAAAGGCTGGATCCTGGTGAAAAACAGGGAATAA